In Strongyloides ratti genome assembly S_ratti_ED321, scaffold srae_chrx_scaffold0000002, a single window of DNA contains:
- a CDS encoding FMRFamide-related peptide-like family-containing protein produces MFTLLNNRNSITFLLTIFLIFINVSFAYYFDSFDDYPVKVNQLEMYKKIHSKPQSMYFFYPARLNWAVDKTNFIENKGDISSNKNKRSNLNENKSDDNESILNGRNIRSPLGTMRFGKRGKIYDIPMSDEEFNSWIIYNKRTAKPNPLGTMRFGK; encoded by the exons atgtttactcttttaaacaatagaaattctataacttttttattgactatatttttaattttcataaatg TTTCATTTGCTTATTACTTTGATAGTTTTGATGATTATCCAGTAAAAGTTAATCAATTGGAAATgtacaaaaaaattcattCAAAACCACAAagtatgtattttttttatccagCTAGATTGAACTGGGCTGTAGATAAAAccaattttattgaaaataaaggAGATATATCatccaataaaaataaaagaagtaatttaaatgaaaataaaagtgATGATAATGAGTCAATTCTTAATGGACGTAATATTCGTTCACCTTTAGGTACTATGAGATTTGGAAAAAGAggaaaaatttatgatatacCTATGTCAGATGAAGAATTTAATAGTTGgattatttataacaaaagaaCAGCTAAACCTAATCCATTAGGAACAATGAGATTTGGAAAATAA
- a CDS encoding Rho GTPase activating protein at 71E, translating to MYYYFEERENYSTVYFKNLCTQIIRMPISKYRMVFCGYQGVHARFKDRLEKVKFGVPMACAFQSGDIPGPLLVLLLKVNKEGPLRKDIWRAPGNQAQVKKIAAIMKGGRMMNISDINVYTAASIVKRFLSKLPGGVFGPENERLLFGILHEPDPVKQRAVFAKIIHAMDPVSQNFMVLLFGTFRIIADSSITFDTRMNPEAIGISVAPSLFHTCINDTKAKFDDVRKFKQASHIIAILINNFGFTDMFSRESYEYYAKITGRTIRVEENWMFSFQYPIKKRNERRQNLGTSLGVLNINHNDTEGEGSDDNIILPIAKRSTSASIVLNRSAIGAASITGCVDPHHQPCCSCASAEKPLSLIFGIIVRRPSFEMNKEHFFDTCNSMDHENDNDNNQILNLGSNVSVCSSVLRCKNNFSKSKKNSHSHQNINPTECYCEPSSVKDSINCTCTNSIYNNINKELLSSRISTSLNEGIDMPKYLLGYDRIVREDIAAENSRSLQNLEYVHTLQKGRMKNRSQWFLNGKANTTEDKQEKTSNFNENGQKYDKTNNITNIVANDNIKDDREIFNGETSNSTKKYNKMPLTKTLSDKPILLSSLCNSTSGIERRSSWKKHYFRAQKSLDSSIENNNKTDDNLTFKQDKPIRRISTLTGFTRLTTNEDDNQSKYNKVTLVRRKSSSSMKNKSSNYYPTSKLIFSKN from the exons atgtattattattttgaggAGAGAGAAAATTATTCTACAGttt attttaaaaatctttgtACGCAAATAATAAGAATGCCTATCTCAAAATATAGAATGGTTTTTTGTGGTTATCAAGGAGTTCACGCACGATTCAAAGATAGATtagaaaaagttaaatttggTGTACCAATGGCATGTGCATTTCAATCTGGTGATATACCAGGACCATTACTT gtattacttttaaaagttaataaagaAGGTCCATTAAGAAAAGATATTTGGAGAGCTCCAGGTAATCAAGCACAAGTGAAGAAAATTGCTGCTATAATGAAAGGAGGTCGTATGATGAATATTTCAGACATAAATGTTTACACAGCTGCATCTATTGTTaag AGATTTTTGTCGAAATTACCAGGAGGTGTATTTGGTCCTGAAAATGAACGTCTTCTTTTTGGTATACTACACGAACCTGATCCTGTTAAACAACGTGCTGTTTTtgcaaaaattattcatGCCATGGATCCTGTATCACAAAATTTTATGGTTCTCTTATTTGGGACATTTAGAATAATTGCTGATTCTTCAATAACATTCGATACTAGAATGAATCCTGAAGCTATCGGCATTTCTGTTGCTCCATCACTTTTTCATACATGTATCAATGACACAAAAGCAAAATTTGATGAtgtaagaaaatttaaacaagCATCACATATAATTGCTAttcttattaataattttggtTTCACCGATATGTTCTCTCGTGAGTCCTATGAATACTACGCTAAAATCACGGGTCGTACAATTCGGGTAGAAGAAAACTGGATGTTCTCATTTCAATATCCAATaa AAAAACGGAATGAACGTCGCCAGAACTTAGGAACATCACTTGgagtattaaatattaatcataATGATACTGAAGGTGAAGGATCagatgataatattattttacctATAGCTAAAAGATCAACATCTGCTTCAATAGTATTAAATCGAAGTGCTATTGGTGCTGCTTCTATAACTGGGTGTGTTGATCCGCATCATCAACCATGCTGTTCCTGTGCTAGTGCTGAAAAACCACTTAGCTTAATATTCG GAATCATTGTGAGACGTCCCTCATTTGAAATGAATAAAgaacatttttttgatacATGTAACAGTATGGATCATGAAAACGACAATGACAATAATCAAATACTTAATCTGGGTTCAAATGTTAGTGTATGTTCTAGTGTTCTTCGTtgtaagaataatttttctaaatctaaaaaaaattcacattctcatcaaaatattaatccTACAGAATGTTATTGTGAACCATCATCTGTTAAAGATTCAATAAATTGTACATGTACCAATTCaatatacaataatattaacaaagAACTTTTATCAAGTCGTATTAGTACATCACTTAATGAAGGTATTGATATGCCAAAATATCTTCTTGGTTATGATCGTATTGTAAGAGAAGATATAGCTGCTGAAAATTCAAGATCTCTACAAAATTTAGAATATGTTCATACTTTACAAAAAGGAAGAATGAAAAATCGTTCACAATGGTTTTTAAATGGTAAAGCAAATACTACAGAAGACAAGCAAGAAAAg aCTAGTAATTTTAACGAAAATGGtcaaaaatatgataaaactaataatattacaaatattgtcgcaaatgataatataaaag atgatcgagaaatatttaatggaGAAACGTCaaattcaacaaaaaaatataacaaaatgcCACTTACAAAAACTTTATCTGATAAACCTATATTACTTTCATCATTATGTAATTCTACTTCAGGTATAGAAAGACGTTCCTCCTGGAAAAAGCATTATTTCCGGGCACAAAAATCACTTGACTCAAGTATTGAAAATAACAACAAAACTGATGacaatttaacatttaaacaAGATAAACCAATACGTAGAATATCAACATTAACTGGATTTACAAGATTAACAACTAATGAAGACGACAACCAAAGCAAATACAACAAAGTAACATTGGTGCGTCGCaaatcatcatcatcaatgaaaaataaatcatcAAATTACTATCCAACATCAAAATTAATCTTTTCCAAAAATtaa
- a CDS encoding Class II glutamine amidotransferase domain and Glutamine amidotransferase type 2 domain-containing protein translates to MVVLSKAKLTEVANSTLWNPQFERDNCGVGFVASIKHESNHNILKEGRTMLERMAHRGACGSDNDSGDGAGVMAAIPDKLYRKSVKETDNIDLPPFGQYATGLLFLDKETYKQAKESFVDLARGSNINVICWRKLKTNSNAIGSEACKTEPCIRQVFVTADFAENKEKFNTALYVLQKQCINNMAKQQIDFYLCTLSTSIIVYKGQFSPYQLYEYYSDLTNPDFETHFSLVHSRFSTNTIPTWSRAQPNRMIAHNGEINTLRGNKNFMHAREGVMSSEKLGKDLYKCYPVIEPEMTDSGCFDNVLEFLVRAGDKSIDEAAIMMIPEAYEKNEEISKELKAFYRYTDMLMEPWDGPALVAFCDGRYIGAILDRNGLRPARYYLTNDDYIYLSSEVGVNDIEIERIIKKCGISVYFNIISCLLTITLIDV, encoded by the exons aTGGTTGTTTTAAGTAAAGCTAAGTTAACTGAAGTAGCTAATAGTACTTTATGGAATCCACAATTTGAAAGAGATAATTGTGGTGTTGGATTTGTTGCTTCAATTAAGCATGAATCTAATCATAAT atTTTAAAAGAAGGTAGAACAATGCTTGAAAGAATGGCTCATCGTGGAGCATGTGGTTCTGATAATGATTCAGGTGATGGTGCCGGTGTCATGGCTGCAATACCTGACAAATTGTATCGCAAATCAGTTAAAGAAACTGACAATATTGATCTTCCACCATTTGGTCAATATGCAACTGGACTTTTATTTTTGGATAAGGAAACATATAAACAAGCAAAAGAATCATTTGTTGATCTTGCTCGTGGTtctaatattaatgttatttgttggagaaaattaaaaacaaattcaAATGCTATTGGATCAGAAGCTTGTAAAACTGAACCATGTATAAGACAAGTTTTTGTAACAGCTGATTTTGcagaaaataaagaaaaatttaatacagCATTGTATGTTCTTCAAAAACaatgtattaataatatgGCTAAACAACAAATTGATTTTTACCTTTGTACACTTTCTACATCAATAATTGTTTACAAAGGACAATTTTCACCATATCAATTGTATGAATATTATAGTGATTTAACAAATCCTGACTTTGAAACTCATTTTTCACTTGTTCATAGTAGATTTTCAACAAATACCATTCCAACATGGAGTAGAGCACAACCTAATAGAATGATAGCACATAATGGTGAAATTAACACTTTACgtggaaataaaaatttcatgcATGCTAGAGAAGGTGTAATGTCAAGTGAAAAACTTGGTAAAGAtctttataaatgttatcCTGTAATTGAACCTGAAATGACTGATTCTGGATGCTTTGATAAtgttttagaatttttagtCAGAGCTGGTGATAAAAGTATTGATGAGGCAGCAATTATGATGATACCAGAAGcttatgaaaaaaatgaagagATATCTAAAGAATTGAAAGCATTTTATAGATATACTGATATGTTAATGGAACCATGGGATGGTCCAGCTCTTGTGGCATTTTGTGATGGTCGTTATATTGGAGCTATTCTTGATCGTAATGGATTAAGACCAGCAAGATATTATCTTACAAATGATGATTATATCTATCTTTCAAGTGAAGTTGGTGTTAATGATATTGAAATtgaaagaattattaaaaaa tgCGGGATTtctgtttattttaatatcatttcttGTTTGTTAACAATAACACTAATAGATGTATAG
- a CDS encoding WD40 repeat and LisH dimerisation motif domain and WD40/YVTN repeat-like-containing domain and WD40-repeat-containing domain-containing protein, with amino-acid sequence MISFPLSSEVFNHPVDPDVQSDCPPVKKAKRSYCDNKSPVEEEEDIVMTADVGVTELNDTINSNNLIELLKKNQHRFDEVLFNKDDKRIDDDKFKNRTTEKKFLSTTEKSTIRVIGQYLYNLGLLESCDALMKESGCSVEDTRAIALREYIVKGYWDECIAILDDMNEVFKSDEQKLELKILLLEEKIKEQITHGDYCLAFRTLQIEYPSDPRLSKRKIDFVKIMIENKYNDRISCWCDEGYEQYNKNIQEERRELIGDIQTLLEPDFLLPPHRLDELLKQSVKNQSEDCMYHINGNIPPSPINNSLIYNHKCSFDEFPGHIRLVLHHNYNEILALEFSPCGKYLATTGRSRTSSIYTINDDGSFGGELKLSFPSTIAGGGCISWSSNSECLAIASLDDDRSGVFVYSAKTGYLLRQIWSLPESNEAFTLVSFFPKDNSSRLAFADLKGHFYVADFELDHNLRYDVIDGFRMRALICLSDDCSVIAADTHNRIRKYTFDISENHSPKGETLMTFDSPIIHMAIDKSEKFLLVTTRTAGHRVINIETRQNVGTYYGAHITNCIITSCYGGPQDEFIASGSEGNNKVVIWNRKKAEPLLYLNGHSKMVNSVSWNSVNPYMLASAGDDGTVIIWTPKRMVPPSGEDHIQYMEGTRISGDKWTKTKKKVIEKNGKSQPDYFTSEFYGPEW; translated from the exons ATGAT atctTTTCCCCTATCTTCTGAGGTGTTTAATCACCCAG TTGATCCAGACGTACAATCTGACTGCCCTCCAGTTAAGAAAGCAaa ACGGTCTTATTGTGATAATAAAAGTCCAGTGGAGGAAGAAGAAGATATAGTAATGACAGCTGATGTTGGAGTTACTGAATTAAATGATACaattaatagtaataatttaattgaacttttaaaaaaaaatcaacatAGATTTGATgaagttttatttaataaagatgataaaagaattgatgatgacaaatttaaaaataggacaacagaaaaaaaatttttatcaacaacAGAAAAAAGTACAATTAGAGTAATTGGTCAATATCTATATAACCTTGGTTTATTAGAATCATGTGATGCATTGATGAAAGAATCAGGTTGTAGTGTTGAGGATACTCGTGCTATAGCATTACGTGAATATATTGTCAAAGGATATTGGGATGAATGTATTGCAATTCTTGATGATATGAATGAAGTATTTAAGAGTGATGAACAAAaattagaattaaaaatattattattagaagaaaaaattaaagaacaAATAACACATGGTGATTATTGTTTAGCTTTTAGAACATTACAAATAGAATATCCATCTGATCCTAGATtaagtaaaagaaaaattgattttgtaaaaataatgatagaaaataaatataatgatagaATATCATGTTGGTGTGATGAAGGTTATgaacaatataataaaaatattcaagaAGAAAGAAGAGAATTAATTGGTGATATTCAAACATTATTAGAACCAGACTTTTTACTACCACCTCATAGACTtgatgaattattaaaacaatcaGTTAAAAATCAATCAGAAGATTGTATGTATCATATTAATGGTAATATTCCACCATCACCAATTAATAATAGCCTTATTTATAATCACAAATGTTCTTTTGATGAATTTCCTGGACATATTAGATTAGTTCTTCATcataattataatgaaataCTAGCACTTGAATTTTCACCATGTGGTAAATATCTTGCTACAACAGGTAGATCACGTACTTCCTCTATTTATACCATTAATGATGATGGATCATTTGGTGGTGAactaaaattatcatttccATCAACAATAGCTGGTGGTGGTTGTATATCATGGTCATCTAATTCAGAATGTTTAGCTATAGCATCACTAGATGACGATAGAAGTGGTGTCTTTGTTTATAGTGCAAAGACTGGATATCTTTTGCGTCAAATATGGTCATTACCGGAAAGTAATGAAGCATTTACACTAGTTAGTTTCTTTCCGAAAGACAATAGTTCAAGATTAGCATTTGCTGATTTAAAAGGACATTTTTATGTTGCTGATTTTGAATTAGACCATAATCTTCGCTATGATGTTATTGATGGTTTTAGGATGAGAGCATTAATTTGTTTAAGTGATGATTGTTCAGTCATTGCTGCTGATACACATAATCGTATCAGAAAGTATACTTTTGATATTTCTGAAAATCATAGCCCAAAAGGAGAAACATTGATGACATTTGATTCACCAATAATTCATATGGCTATTGATAAAagtgaaaaatttttacttgtAACAACAAGAACAGCGGGTCATCGTGTAATTAATATTGAAACTCGACAAAATGTCGGTACTTATTACGGTGCTCATATCACAAATTGTATTATTACCTCATGTTATGGTGGTCCACAGGACGAATTCATTGCTAGTGGTTCTGAAGGTA ataataaaGTCGTAATATGGAATAGAAAGAAAGCTGAAcctcttttatatttaaacgGGCATAGTAAAATGGTAAATTCAGTTTCATGGAATTCCGTTAATCCATATATGTTGGCATCTGCGGGTGATGATGGTACTGTTATAATATGGACTCCAAAAAGAATGGTTCCACCATCAGGAGAAGATCATATACAATATATGGAAGGTACCCGTATATCAGGTGACAAATGGACAAAAACCAAAAAAAAggttattgaaaaaaatggtaaaagTCAACCTGATTACTTTACATCAGAATTTTATGGTCCAGAATGGTAA